Proteins from one Oryza sativa Japonica Group chromosome 12, ASM3414082v1 genomic window:
- the LOC4352519 gene encoding pectinesterase inhibitor 10, with the protein MASSPPLVACVLLAAVVFTAVAPPPAGAVCVPRNGKAAPGKPGMSPAPPKKLTPAPPTTPPPKAKPILPGPGGDLVKALCAKTDYPVVCQMTVVPPPAAGAAAKLDATAVLRLAMGAVRAKAAAAKKAAGALAADARTPALAKPVLRDCMDSYDDIAYSLDEADKAMAAGDKDTTGTMLDTARTDVDTCDQGFEERDGDIPPLMSKQDAELAKLASNCIAIAVAAGLRSSS; encoded by the coding sequence atggcgtcgtcgccgccgcttgtcgcctgcgtcctcctcgccgccgtcgttttcaccgccgtggcgccgccgccggcgggcgcCGTCTGCGTTCCGCGCAACGGGAAGGCGGCGCCGGGGAAGCCCGGGAtgtcaccggcgccgccgaagAAGCTGacgcccgcgccgccgacgacgccgccgccgaaggcGAAGCCGATCCTTCCCGgccccggcggcgacctcgtGAAGGCGCTGTGCGCGAAGACGGACTACCCGGTGGTGTGCCAGATGACGgtggtgccgccgccggcggcgggggcggcggcgaagctggacGCCACGGCGGTGCTGCGGCTGGCGATGGGCGCGGTGCgcgccaaggcggcggcggcgaagaaggcggcggGGGCGCTCGCCGCGGACGCGAGGACGCCGGCGCTGGCGAAGCCGGTGCTCCGGGACTGCATGGACTCGTACGACGACATCGCGTACAGCCTCGACGAGGCCGACaaggccatggccgccggcgacaAGGACACGACGGGCACCATGCTCGACACGGCCCGCACCGACGTCGACACCTGCGACCAGGGCTTCGAGGAACGCGACGGCGACATCCCGCCGCTCATGTCCAAGcaggacgccgagctcgccaagctcgCCAGCAACtgcatcgccatcgccgtcgccgccggcctccgctcCAGCAGCTAG
- the LOC107275832 gene encoding probable N-acetyltransferase HLS1-like: MTSHPCATRPSKGSISKKNKNMALNLNDSTTAIAMAKSEVSIREYDRERDMEAIEKLERSCEIGAGKGFSIVTNMMGDPLCRIRLFQLHVMMVAELTGGGGELVGVARGCVKRVATGVVDGDTVLAGYVLGLRVSPVHRRKGIGLKLVESVEAWAARHGARHVVAAADAANAASRGLFVGRRGYATAARLSILVQPLADVRPPPAAASSRSDVRIERLAVEQAAMLYKRRFGGEPLCPSDVDAVLGAAPSLGTWMARFAGGGGGDGGDGAWACVSLWNTCASYRLQVVAPPPRPAGGGRALLARLAAVAPTPPWCLAAIYQAREFKFLSNLPWIPCNLLVFSEFTTILIQISLNSNSLCVHLLWLGSTEVIGLWPVSPLVHSS, from the exons ATGACAAGCCATCCATGTGCCACAAGACCAAGCAAGGGCAGCATCAGCAAGAAAAACAAGAACATGGCTCTCAATCTCAATGACAgcaccaccgccatcgccatggcGAAGAGCGAGGTCTCGATAAGGGAGTATGACCGGGAACGCGACATGGAGGCCATCGAAAAGCTCGAGAGGAGCTGCGAAATCGGCGCGGGGAAGGGTTTCTCCATTGTCACCAACATGATGGGTGATCCCTTGTGCAGGATCAGGCTCTTCCAGCTCCATGTCATGATG GTAGCTGAGCTCacagggggaggaggggagctcgTCGGCGTGGCGCGAGGCTGCGTCAAGCGCGTCGCCAccggcgtcgtcgacggcgacacCGTGCTCGCCGGCTACGTCCTCGGCCTCCGGGTGTCTCCGGTGCACAGGCGGAAGGGCATCGGCTTGAAGCTGGTCGAGTCCGTCGAGGCGTGGGCGGCGCGCCACGGCGCGCGCCacgtcgtcgcggcggccgacgccgcGAACGCCGCGTCGCGGGGGCTCTTCGTCGGGCGGCGCGGCTACGCGACGGCGGCACGCCTGTCCATCCTCGTCCAGCCCCTCGCCGACgtcaggccgccgccggcggcggcctcgtccAGGAGCGACGTGAGGATCGAGAGGCTTGCCGTCGAGCAGGCGGCGATGCTGTACAAGCGGCGGTTCGGCGGCGAGCCGCTGTGCCCGTCCGACGTGGACGCCGTCCTGGGCGCGGCGCCCAGCCTAGGCACGTGGATGGCgcgcttcgccggcggcggcggcggcgacggcggcgacggcgcgtgggCGTGCGTGAGCCTGTGGAACACGTGCGCGTCGTACAGGCTGcaggtggtggcgccgccgccgaggccggcgggcggcggcagggcgCTCCTGGCGCGGCTGGCCGCcgtggcgccgacgccgccgtggtgCTTGGCTGCCATTTACCAAGCGCGCGAATTCAAGTTCCTTTCAAATTTGCCGTGGATTCCGTGTAATTTGCTGGTTTTTTCTGAATTTACCACGATATTGATCCAAATATCCTTGAATTCAAATTCCTTATGTGTCCATCTTCTTTGGCTAGGCTCAACTGAAGTGATTGGTCTTTGGCCAGTGAGTCCACTCGTTCACAGTTCTTAA